In the Bos taurus isolate L1 Dominette 01449 registration number 42190680 breed Hereford chromosome 21, ARS-UCD2.0, whole genome shotgun sequence genome, one interval contains:
- the LOC508646 gene encoding granzyme B — translation MKPLLLLVAFLLTPRAKAGEIIGGHEAKPHSRPYMAYLQYWNQDVQSRCGGFLVRQDFVLTAAHCNGSSIKVTLGAHNIKQQERTQQVIRVRRAISHPDYNPKNFSNDIMLLKLERKAKQTSAVKPLSLPRAKARVKPGQTCSVAGWGRDSTDTYADTLQEVKLIVQEDQKCEAYLRNFYNRAIQLCVGDPKTKKASFQGDSGGPLVCDNVAQGIVSYGKRDGSTPRAFTKVSSFLPWIKKTMKSL, via the exons ATGAAGCCTCTCCTGCTCCTGGTGGCCTTTCTCCTGACCCCCAGGGCAAAGGCAG GGGAGATCATCGGGGGCCATGAAGCCAAGCCCCACTCCCGCCCCTACATGGCATATCTTCAGTACTGGAATCAGGATGTCCAGAGTAGGTGCGGTGGGTTCCTGGTTCGACAGGACTTCGTGCTGACAGCCGCTCACTGCAACGGAAG CTCAATCAAAGTCACCCTGGGGGCCCACAACATCAAACAGCAGGAGAGGACCCAGCAGGTCATCAGGGTGAGAAGAGCCATCAGCCACCCTGACTATAATCCTAAGAACTTCTCCAACGACATCATGTTATTAAAG CTGGAGAGAAAGGCCAAGCAGACATCAGCTGTGAAGCCCCTTAGTCTGCCCAGGGCCAAGGCCCGGGTGAAGCCAGGACAGACGTGCAGCGTGGCCGGCTGGGGGAGGGACTCCACGGACACCTACGCTGACACACTACAGGAGGTAAAGCTGATCGTGCAGGAGGATCAAAAGTGTGAGGCCTACTTACGCAACTTTTATAACCGCGCCATCCAGCTGTGTGTGGGGGacccaaagacaaagaaagcTTCCTTTCAG GGGGACTCGGGGGGCCCTCTCGTGTGTGACAATGTGGCCCAGGGCATTGTCTCTTATGGAAAAAGAGATGGATCAACTCCACGGGCCTTCACCAAAGTCTCAAGTTTCCTGCCCTGGATAAAGAAAACCATGAAAAGCCTCTGA